From Mustela nigripes isolate SB6536 chromosome 13, MUSNIG.SB6536, whole genome shotgun sequence, one genomic window encodes:
- the FBXL22 gene encoding F-box and leucine-rich protein 22 yields the protein MHITQLNRECLLHLFSFLDKDSRKSLARTCPQLQDVFEDPALWPLLHFRSLMELKKDNFLLSPALRSLSICWYSSRVQVCSIEDWLKSAFQRSICSRHESLVNDFLFQVCDRCPNLASVTLSGCGHVTDDCLARLLRCCPRLRALRLENCARVTNLTLAAVATHGRALQTLHVDFCRNVSAAGLHRLRAACPRLALRAEHSAAMIPDQRPSASGMALRKLLPR from the exons ATGCACATCACCCAGCTCAACCGGGAGTGCCTGCTGcacctcttctccttcctggacAAGGACAGCAGGAAGAGCCTGGCCAGGACCTGCCCCCAGCTCCAGGACGTGTTTGAGGACCCTGCACTCTGGCCTCTGCTGCACTTTCGTTCCCTCATGGAACTCAAGAAGGACAACTTCCTCCTGAGCCCGGCCCTCAGGAGCCTGTCCATCTGCTGGTACTCGAGCCGCGTACAAGTGTGCAGCATTGAAGATTGGCTCAAGAGCGCCTTCCAGAGGAGCATCTGCAGCCGCCACGAGAGCCTGGTCAATGATTTCCTCTTCCAGGTGTGCGACAG GTGCCCCAACCTGGCGTCCGTCACGCTTTCAGGCTGCGGCCACGTCACCGACGACTGCCTGGCGCGCCTCCTGCGCTGCTGCCCGCGCCTGCGCGCGCTGCGCCTGGAGAACTGCGCGCGCGTCACCAACCTAACGCTGGCTGCCGTGGCGACGCACGGGCGCGCGCTGCAGACGCTGCACGTGGACTTCTGCCGCAACGTGAGCGCGGCCGGCCTGCACCGCTTGCGCGCCGCGTGCCCGCGCCTGGCGCTGCGTGCCGAGCACAGCGCAGCCATGATCCCCGACCAGCGCCCCAGCGCGTCGGGCATGGCTCTTCGCAAGCTGCTGCCGCGCTAG